A region of Pyxidicoccus parkwaysis DNA encodes the following proteins:
- a CDS encoding dihydrofolate reductase family protein, with protein sequence MRKLVLKMHMSLDGFVGGPKGEVEWVFHARDDKATAWVVDGLWNAGAHLMGRRTYGDMAAHWPKSTAPYAAPMNQIPKVVFSKTLKQATWTDSRIASGDLVEEVTRLKQEPGKDLLAHGGAGFAQSLVKHGLVDEYQLLIHPVALGSGLRLFPEREQPLKLRLVSATRFDSGAVAHVYRPE encoded by the coding sequence ATGAGGAAGCTGGTCCTCAAGATGCACATGTCCCTCGACGGCTTCGTGGGTGGACCGAAGGGTGAAGTGGAGTGGGTATTCCACGCGAGGGATGACAAGGCCACGGCGTGGGTTGTGGACGGGCTCTGGAACGCGGGCGCGCACCTGATGGGCCGGCGGACGTACGGAGACATGGCGGCGCACTGGCCCAAGTCGACCGCGCCGTACGCCGCGCCGATGAATCAGATTCCGAAGGTGGTCTTCTCGAAGACGCTGAAGCAGGCGACCTGGACGGACTCGAGGATAGCGAGCGGAGACCTGGTGGAGGAAGTGACGCGCCTGAAGCAGGAGCCGGGCAAGGACTTGCTGGCACACGGAGGCGCGGGCTTCGCGCAGTCCCTGGTGAAGCACGGGCTCGTCGACGAGTACCAGCTGCTCATCCACCCGGTGGCGCTGGGCAGCGGGCTCCGGCTGTTCCCCGAGCGGGAGCAGCCGTTGAAGCTGCGGCTGGTCAGTGCGACGCGGTTCGACTCGGGCGCCGTCGCGCACGTCTACCGGCCTGAGTGA
- a CDS encoding nicotinamidase gives MKTQVKELPLPGFYRAANAGEYGYGPNAGKLQEAAATWRAANDISVASTDKFNLHLLLIDVQKDFCFPEGSLYVAGRSGRGAVDDSRRIAEFIYRNLGALTNVTATLDTHFAYQIFFPSFWVDQDDKPLTAFREVTREQIERGQARPNPAMAKWLCGGNYPWLLKQVKYYCEELERAGKYTLYLWPPHCLLGSDGHALAGVVQEARLFHSFVRGMQSWAEVKGGNPLTENYSVMRPEVLTRHDGQPLAQRNTQFLKTLLTADAVVIGGQAASHCVKSSIDDLLGEIVAQDAALARKVYLLTDCMSAVTVPDGKGGFAADFTPQADAALKRFADAGMHLVKSTDPLASWPDLRIG, from the coding sequence ATGAAGACGCAAGTGAAGGAATTGCCGCTGCCGGGTTTCTATCGCGCGGCCAACGCGGGGGAGTACGGCTACGGGCCCAACGCAGGGAAGCTCCAGGAGGCGGCGGCCACGTGGCGGGCGGCGAATGACATCTCCGTTGCATCCACGGACAAGTTCAACCTGCACCTGTTGCTCATCGACGTGCAGAAGGACTTCTGCTTCCCCGAGGGCTCGCTCTACGTGGCGGGGCGCAGCGGGCGCGGCGCGGTGGACGACAGCCGTCGCATCGCCGAGTTCATCTACCGGAACCTCGGCGCGCTGACGAATGTGACGGCGACACTGGATACCCACTTCGCGTACCAGATTTTCTTCCCGTCCTTCTGGGTGGACCAGGACGACAAGCCGCTCACGGCGTTCCGCGAGGTGACGCGCGAGCAGATTGAGCGCGGGCAGGCGCGGCCGAACCCCGCGATGGCGAAGTGGCTGTGCGGCGGCAACTACCCGTGGCTGCTCAAGCAGGTGAAGTACTACTGCGAGGAATTGGAGCGGGCGGGGAAGTACACGCTGTACCTGTGGCCGCCGCACTGCCTGCTGGGCAGCGACGGGCACGCGCTGGCGGGCGTGGTGCAGGAGGCGCGGCTGTTCCACTCGTTCGTGCGTGGCATGCAGTCGTGGGCGGAGGTGAAGGGCGGCAACCCGCTGACGGAGAACTACTCGGTGATGCGGCCGGAGGTGCTGACCCGGCACGACGGGCAGCCGCTGGCGCAGCGGAACACGCAGTTCCTCAAGACGCTGCTGACCGCGGACGCGGTGGTGATTGGCGGCCAGGCCGCGAGCCACTGCGTGAAGAGCTCCATCGATGACCTGCTGGGCGAGATTGTCGCGCAGGACGCGGCGCTGGCTCGGAAGGTGTACCTGCTCACGGACTGCATGTCGGCGGTGACGGTGCCGGATGGGAAGGGCGGCTTCGCGGCGGACTTCACGCCGCAGGCGGATGCGGCATTGAAGCGCTTCGCGGACGCGGGCATGCACCTGGTGAAGTCGACGGACCCGCTGGCGAGCTGGCCGGACCTGCGCATCGGCTGA